CCAGCGGGTGCAGGTTGCCGTCGCCGGCGTGGAAGACGTTGGCCACCCGGACCCCGGACTGGCCCGACAGGTCCGCGATCGCCCGCAGCACCTCCGGCAGCGCGGTCCGCGGGATCACCCCGTCCTGGACGATGTAGTCCGGGCTGATCCGGCCGACCGCGGCGAACGCGGACTTCCGGCCGCGCCAGATCAGCGCCCGCTCGGCGTCGTCGGCGGCGACCCGCAGCTCGAACGCCCCGGCCTGGTCGCACAGCCGCTTCACGTCTGCGAACTGGGCGTCCACTTCGGACGCCGGCCCGTCCAGCTCGACCACCAGCACGGCGCCCGCGCCCTCGGGGTATCCACAGTGGACGGCCTCCTCGGCCGCCTCGATCGCCAGCGCGTCCATCATCTCGACCGCGGCCGGGATGACCCCGGCGGCGATGATGGCCGAGACCGCCTGGCCGGCCGCGTCGGTGTCGTCGAAGCCGGCCAGCAGCGTCTCCACCGACTCCGGCGCCCGGGTCAGCTTCACGGTGACCCGGGTGGCGATGCCGAGCGTGCCCTCAGAACCGACGATCGTGCCGAGCAGGTCGTAGCCGGGGGAGTCCGGCGCCTTGCCGCCGATCTCGATCACGTTTCCGCTCGGGTCGACGAACTCGACGCCGAGCACGTGGTTGGTGGTGAAACCGTACTTCAGGCAGTGCGCGCCGCCGGAGTTCTCCGCGACGTTGCCGCCGATCGAGCAGACCTGCTGGCTCGACGGGTCCGGTGCGTAGTAGTAGCCGCCGGCCGCGGCCGCCCTGGTCACCTGCAGGTTGATCACGCCCGGCTCGACCACGGCCCGCTGGCCGTCCCGGTCGATCTCCAGGATCTCCCGCATCTGGGACATCACGATGAGGATGCCGTCGGCGTGCGGCAGCGCGCCGCCGGACAGCCCGGTGCCCGAGCCCCGGGCCACGAACGGCACCCCGGCGTCGTTGCAGGCCCGGACCGCCGCGGCGACGTCCGCGGTGGACCGGGCCAGCACGACCAGGCCCGGCACCACCTTGTAGTGGGCGAGCCCGTCGCACTCGTACGTACGCAGCTCCTGCCGGTCGTCGATCACCTTCTCGGTGCCCAGCTCCGTCCGCAGACGGCTCGCGAGCTCGGACAGACCGGCCATGGCAGCGCTCCCTACGGCATCCGCTCGTACGCGGGCAGGGTCAGGAATTCGGAGAAGTCGTCCGACAGCGCCATCTCGGAGAACAGCGCCGTCGCCTCGTCCCAGTTCCGCCCCGGTCCCTCGGTACGGACCTTGGCCAGCTCCTCGTCGATGAGCCGCTCGACCAGCTCGCGGGTCACGACCTGGCCGTCGGCGAGGGTGACGTCGTTGTGCAGCCACTGCCAGACCTGGGAGCGGGCGATCTCCGCGGTGGCCGCGTCCTCCATGAGGTTGAAGATCGCGACCGCGCCGCCGCCGCGCAGCCAGGACTCGAGGTACTGGATGCCGACGCTGATGTCGTTGCGCAGCCCGGCCTCGGTCACCTCGCCCGGGGTCGCGGCCACGTCCAGCAGCTGCTCGGCCGCGACGTGCACGTCCTCGCGCCGGCGGTCGAGCTGGTTCGGCTTGTCGCCGAGCACGGAGTCGAAGACCTCCTTGCACAGCGGCACCAGGTCCGGGTGCGCGACCCAGGAGCCGTCGAAGCCGTCGGTGGCCTCGCGGGTCTTGTCCTCCCGGACCTTGGTCATCGCGACGTCGTTGACCTCGGCGTCGCGGCGGCTCGGGATGAACGCGGCCATGCCGCCGATCGCGTGCGCCCCGCGCTGGTGGCAGGTGCTGACCAGCAGCTCGGTGTAGGCCCGCATGAACGGCGCGGTCATCGTCACCGAGTTGCGGTCCGGCAGCAGGAAGTCGCGGCCGCGGGTGCGGAACTTCTTGATCACCGAGAACAGGTAGTCCCAGCGGCCGGCGTTGAGCCCGGCGGAGTGGTCGCGCAGCTCGTAGAGGATCTCGCTCATCTCGAACGCGGCCGGGTAGGTCTCGATGAGCACCGTGGCCCGGATCGTGCCCGGCGGGATGCCGAGGAAGTCCTGGGCGGCGACGAAGACCTCGTTCCAGAGCCGGGCCTCGAGGTGGCTCTCCATCTTCGGCAGGTAGAAGTACGGACCCTTGCCGGCGTCGAGCAGCGCCTGCCCGTTGTGCGTCAGGTGCAGGGCGAAGTCGACCAGGCTGCCGGAGGTCTGCTCGCCGTCGACCAGGATGTGCTTCTCCGGCAGGTGCCAGCCACGGGGCCGGACCACGATCGTCGTGGACAGGTCGCGGACCTTGTAGTCCTTGCCCTCCGGCGAGGTGAAGTCCAGCGTCCCGGCCAGCGCGTCGCCGAGGTTCAGCGGACCATGCACGACGTTGCCCCAGTGCGGCGTGTTGGCGTCCTCCTGATCGGCCAGCCACACCTTCGCGCCCGAGTTCAGCGCGTTGATCGTCATCTTCTTCTCGGTCGGGCCGGTGATCTCCACCCGGCGGTCGACCAGGCCGGGCGCGGGCGGCGCCACCTGCCAGGTCGGGTCCTCCCGGATGTCCTTGGTCTCGGCCAGGAAGCCCAGGGTGGCGCCCCCCGCCAGCTGCGCGTACCGCTCCTGGCGGGCGTCCAGCAGCTGCCGGCGGCGGGCGTCGTAGCTGCGGTGGAGCAGGGCGACCAGGGCCAGCGCCCGATCGGTCAGCACCTCGCCGTACCGCTCGCCGGCTGGGCCGTCGACGACGACGCCGTCCGCGCTGCCGAGTGCCTGGGTCATGCGCCCTCCGGTTCCACTGTCTATGTCACGGACGTTAAGCATCCGCGGTTGCCGGGTCAACGAGTCGCGCGGCCAGGTGCGGTCCTGGTGCGCTCAGCGGAGCCTGGCCAGCTGGTCAGCGGTCAGCTCCAGCTCGGCGGCGGCCGCCGAGTCCCGGATCGTCTCCGGCCGGGACGACCCCGGGATCGGGATCACCGCCGGGGACTTCGCCATCATCCACGCCAGCGCCACCTGCTGCGGGCTGACATCCTGCTCGGCGGCGACCTCGGTGAACGCGCTGCCGGCGGACTCGCCCGCCTTGCCGGCCCCGCCGAGCGGGCCCCAGGGCAGGAACGCCAGCCCGAGCTCGCCGCAGAGGACCAGCTCGGGCTCGCCGGAGCGGAAGTTCGGCGCGTACTGGTTCTGGACGCTCACCAGGGCGTCGCCGCAGATGTCCAGGGCCTGCCGGATCTGGGCCTCGTCGGCGTTGCTGATACCGAGCATCCGGACCTTGCCGGCGTCGTGCAGCTCCTTCAGCGTCCCGATGGTGTCCGCGTACGGGACCGCCGGGTCGGGGCGGTGGTGCTGGTAGAGGTCGATCACGTCCACGCCGAGCGCGGTGAGGCTCGCGTCACAGGCCTGGCGCAGGTACGCCGGAGCGCCGTCGGTGAGCCAGGCACCCTTGAGGTCCCGGACGTGGCCGCCCTTGGTCGCGACCAGCACGTGCTCGGTGTCCCCGTACGCCTTCAGCGCCGTGGCGGTCAGCCGCTCGCCGTGACCCATCTCCGAGCCGTCCGCGCAGTACGCGTCGGCGGTGTCGATGAGCGTCACGCCGGCGTCGAGAGCCGCATGGATGGTACGGATCGCCTGGTCCTCGTCCGGCCGGTCGGCCAGCGAGAGCTGCATCTCGCCCAGGCCGATCGCGCTGACCTGGACCGGTCCGATGCTGCGGGTCCGCACACGTTCCTCCCGAAACTGGCTGTATACCGACGTTCGCGGTCGGCTCACCCCCTACCCTCTGCAGGTCGCGGCTACGCGGCTGCTCGGCTCCAGCGCCGGACGGGAGACCATGCGGGACGAGGACGGCTTTGCGGACTTCGCCTCGGCACGCTCCGAGGCGCTGCACAGGCAGGCGTACCTGCTGACCGGGTCGGCCGAGCGGGCCGCCAAGGTGACCGAGCGGGCGCTGGCCGACACCGGGCGGCGGTGGGACAAGCTCGGCGGCGCGGTCGCGGCCGAGGAGCACGCCCGCCGGGCGGTCGCGGCCGGGGCGGTGCGCTCGCGCGGGTCCGCGCCCGCGGTCGGGCAGACCGCGCTGGGCACGGCGCTGCCGACCGACGACGCCGGCGAGGCGGTCTGGCGGGCGCTGGCCGGGTTGCCGCCGCGGCGCCGCGCCGTGCTCGTCCTCCGGTACGACGAGGGGCTGGACGACGCCGCCGCCGGGGCCCGGCTGGGCGTGCCGGCCGCGACGGCGGCGGCCGAGGCGGAGGCCGGGCTCGCCGCCCTGCGCAGTCTCCTGCGCCGGCGCGGTCGGCCCGAGGACCTCCTCCCCGCCGCCCTCGCCGACCCCGCCCGGAACTGGCCCGGCGCCGCTGCCGCTGCGCCGGCCGAGGCGAGCGCCGCGGGCGGCGCCCGCACCCTGGCGGCCGAGGGCCTCCGGCAGGCCGAGGGCGTCCGGCAAACGGATGGCGTCCGGCAGGCCGATGGCGCCCGGCAGGCCGAGGGCGTCCGGCAAGCGGAGGGCGTCCGGCAAGCGGAGGGCGTCCGGCAGGCCGAGGGCGTCCGGCAAACGGAGGCCGCCGGACAAACGGCCGGCCGGCAGGCGGAGGCCGGGCGCGCCGTGCCGGGCGCGCCCGGCGCCGAGGTCCCCGCTGCCGACGGCGCGGGGGTCGCCGGCGCCGATGACGCCCGGGCGGCGCGGCCGGTCGCGGCGGTGGCGCCGAGCCGGCGGCGACGGCTGCTGCTCGCGGGCGGCGGGCTGGTCGCGGTGGTGGCGATCGGGGCGGCGGTGCTGATCCCGGTGCTGCACGACGACCCGGTGGCGGCGGCGCCGGGGCCGGTCCCGGCGACCACGGCCGACGGCGCCGGGCAGCTGGCCTGGGCCGCGCGCGGCCCGCTGACCGGGGATCAGGAGCTGCTGCGCACGGCGCTGCGGACCTGGCGCGACGGCGTACCGGCCCGGCAGAGCCCGGCGACCGCCGCGGTGCTCTACGCCGGCGCCCCCGACGGTGCCCGGACCGTGCTGCTGCAGGGGACCGACCCGGCCGGGCAGAGCTGGGTCGCCGAGGTGACCGAGGACGGCGGCGCACTGACGCTGCGCGGCACCGAGCCGCTGGGCCGGGCCGTGCCGCTGTTCGCGCTGACCAGCCGCGACCGGATCCGGCTGCTCGCCCCGCCGCCGGCCGGCGGCGCCACGACCGGGCTGGTCGCGGTCGACGGCACCACCGCCCGGTCGCTGGCGGTGGACCAGGACGGGCTGAGCGAGGCGGTCACGCCGCCCGCGGCCGGGCTGCGGGTCGTCGTCGCGGCCGGCGGTGTCGTGGCGTCCAGCGGCACCGTGCTGGCCGGCCGGCTCTCGCCGGTCACCGGTGCCGTCGAGCTCGACCGGCAGACCCTCGACCTGGGCCTGCCCACCGCCGTCGACCCGGCCTGGTACGCCGACGGCGCCCTGATCGGCAGCCGCCTGGCCGGCCCGGTCTCGGTCGCCGCGCTCGGGCCGGAGCGGACCACCGCGATCCGGGTCAACGGCCGGGCCCGCCGGGTGGACGCCCGCGCGTACGAGGCGGTCCGGGGCGGCACCCGCTACCTGGCCACCGTGGTCCGCATCGACGGGACGCCGACCTGCGTGGACACCGGCGAGACCGGTCCGGCCGAGGCCACGTCGACGCGGCCGCCGGTGCTGGTCAGCCGGTGCGTGCCGGCCAAGGCGGCGGAGGGGCTGGTGCTGGCGGTCGCCGGCGGCGGGGTCCGTACGGTCCGGGTCCGGTTGGCGGCGGCATCCCCGGCCCGGCCGGCCGCGCCGGGGATGCCCGCGACGCCGGCCCGGGCGGCGCGGGTGCTGACCGTGAGCGGCAACAGCGGCTCGGGCCTGGTCGGCCTGGCCAAGGTGCCGGGGCTGACCGCCGCCGCGGTCCCGGTCGAGGCCCGCACCGGCTCCGGCCGGGTCGTCGCCCGCTACACCCTGCCCGCCTACCGCGGCCCCAAGGCCTGACCCGCCAGCCGCGCCGGCAGGAGCCGCCGACCGGCCCCTCAGGGACGCCCGCCAACCCGGTCGGGAACCCCCGCCGAGCGGCCGCGTCGGGGGAGCCGTCGACAGCCGCGTCGGTGGGTCCGACGGCCAGGCCGCAGCCGGGGGAGGGCTGGGCGGGAGATCAGTCGCGGGTGCGGGCGATCGTGCCGTCGGCGGTGATGCGGAGCTCGTCGTCGGCGCCCTCGGCGCGGTGCCGGCCGGCGGTCTCGAGCTCCCGCCGAGGCGCCGGCACGACGCCGCCCTCGCGTACCCCGATCCGGGCGTGCAACCGGCGCAGCGGCCCCGGCGCCCACCAGTTCAGGTCGCCGAGCAGCGTCATCGTGGCCGGCACCAGCAGGCAGCGCACCAGCGTCGCGTCCACCACGACCGCCACCGCCAGCGCGAAGCCCATCTCCTTGATCCCGAGCATCCGCCCGGCCGCGAACCCGCAGAACACGATCACGATCAGCAGCGCGGCCGAGGTGATGATCCGCCCGCTGCGCTGCAGCCCGACCCGGACCGCCTCGTCGTTGCGGAGGCCGGCGTCGTACAGCTCCTTGATCCGGGCCAGCAGGAAGACCTCGTAGTCCATCGAGACGCCGAAGGCGAAGGCGAACACGATCACCGGCACCCAGGTCTCGATCGCCCCGGGTGAGGTGAACCCGAGCAGCCCCTCCAGGTGCCCCTGCTGGAACACCCAGACCAGCGACCCGAACGTCGCCCCGAGCGAGATCGTGTTCATCACCAGCGCCTTGAGCGGCACCAGCACCGAGCCGGTCATGAGGAACAGCAGCACGAACAACGCGATCGCGATCACCCCGAACGCCCACGGCAGCCGGTCCCACAGCGCCCCGGAGAAGTCGATCAGCACGGCCGCGTCCCCGGTCACCCAGCTCTGGAACGGCGGCCGGTCCGCCCGCAGCTGGTGGACCAGCCGGGTGGCCGCGTCCCCCTGGGAGGTGCCGGTCGGGGTGATGTCCACCGACGAGTACGCCGACCCGCCCAGCCGCGAGGCCGTCCCGACCCCGGCCACGTCGGCCCGGTCGACCCGCCCGGCCAGCCCGGCCACGTACGCGTCGAGCTGCTGCGGCGTCGCCCGCGCCAGCACGGTGACCGGGCTGGTCCCCATCCCGGGGAACCGTACGGTCAGGTTCTGCTCGA
The sequence above is drawn from the Mycobacteriales bacterium genome and encodes:
- a CDS encoding FAD-linked oxidase C-terminal domain-containing protein, which produces MAGLSELASRLRTELGTEKVIDDRQELRTYECDGLAHYKVVPGLVVLARSTADVAAAVRACNDAGVPFVARGSGTGLSGGALPHADGILIVMSQMREILEIDRDGQRAVVEPGVINLQVTRAAAAGGYYYAPDPSSQQVCSIGGNVAENSGGAHCLKYGFTTNHVLGVEFVDPSGNVIEIGGKAPDSPGYDLLGTIVGSEGTLGIATRVTVKLTRAPESVETLLAGFDDTDAAGQAVSAIIAAGVIPAAVEMMDALAIEAAEEAVHCGYPEGAGAVLVVELDGPASEVDAQFADVKRLCDQAGAFELRVAADDAERALIWRGRKSAFAAVGRISPDYIVQDGVIPRTALPEVLRAIADLSGQSGVRVANVFHAGDGNLHPLVLFDDAVDGAAEAAEKVSGQILDLCLQHGGSITGEHGVGADKAKHMPDMFTADDLDTMQLVRCAFDPNGLSNPGKVFPTPRLCGEVPGRHRGAHPLVEAGLAEQF
- the aceB gene encoding malate synthase A — protein: MTQALGSADGVVVDGPAGERYGEVLTDRALALVALLHRSYDARRRQLLDARQERYAQLAGGATLGFLAETKDIREDPTWQVAPPAPGLVDRRVEITGPTEKKMTINALNSGAKVWLADQEDANTPHWGNVVHGPLNLGDALAGTLDFTSPEGKDYKVRDLSTTIVVRPRGWHLPEKHILVDGEQTSGSLVDFALHLTHNGQALLDAGKGPYFYLPKMESHLEARLWNEVFVAAQDFLGIPPGTIRATVLIETYPAAFEMSEILYELRDHSAGLNAGRWDYLFSVIKKFRTRGRDFLLPDRNSVTMTAPFMRAYTELLVSTCHQRGAHAIGGMAAFIPSRRDAEVNDVAMTKVREDKTREATDGFDGSWVAHPDLVPLCKEVFDSVLGDKPNQLDRRREDVHVAAEQLLDVAATPGEVTEAGLRNDISVGIQYLESWLRGGGAVAIFNLMEDAATAEIARSQVWQWLHNDVTLADGQVVTRELVERLIDEELAKVRTEGPGRNWDEATALFSEMALSDDFSEFLTLPAYERMP
- a CDS encoding aldo/keto reductase, translated to MRTRSIGPVQVSAIGLGEMQLSLADRPDEDQAIRTIHAALDAGVTLIDTADAYCADGSEMGHGERLTATALKAYGDTEHVLVATKGGHVRDLKGAWLTDGAPAYLRQACDASLTALGVDVIDLYQHHRPDPAVPYADTIGTLKELHDAGKVRMLGISNADEAQIRQALDICGDALVSVQNQYAPNFRSGEPELVLCGELGLAFLPWGPLGGAGKAGESAGSAFTEVAAEQDVSPQQVALAWMMAKSPAVIPIPGSSRPETIRDSAAAAELELTADQLARLR
- a CDS encoding sigma factor-like helix-turn-helix DNA-binding protein, with the protein product MRDEDGFADFASARSEALHRQAYLLTGSAERAAKVTERALADTGRRWDKLGGAVAAEEHARRAVAAGAVRSRGSAPAVGQTALGTALPTDDAGEAVWRALAGLPPRRRAVLVLRYDEGLDDAAAGARLGVPAATAAAEAEAGLAALRSLLRRRGRPEDLLPAALADPARNWPGAAAAAPAEASAAGGARTLAAEGLRQAEGVRQTDGVRQADGARQAEGVRQAEGVRQAEGVRQAEGVRQTEAAGQTAGRQAEAGRAVPGAPGAEVPAADGAGVAGADDARAARPVAAVAPSRRRRLLLAGGGLVAVVAIGAAVLIPVLHDDPVAAAPGPVPATTADGAGQLAWAARGPLTGDQELLRTALRTWRDGVPARQSPATAAVLYAGAPDGARTVLLQGTDPAGQSWVAEVTEDGGALTLRGTEPLGRAVPLFALTSRDRIRLLAPPPAGGATTGLVAVDGTTARSLAVDQDGLSEAVTPPAAGLRVVVAAGGVVASSGTVLAGRLSPVTGAVELDRQTLDLGLPTAVDPAWYADGALIGSRLAGPVSVAALGPERTTAIRVNGRARRVDARAYEAVRGGTRYLATVVRIDGTPTCVDTGETGPAEATSTRPPVLVSRCVPAKAAEGLVLAVAGGGVRTVRVRLAAASPARPAAPGMPATPARAARVLTVSGNSGSGLVGLAKVPGLTAAAVPVEARTGSGRVVARYTLPAYRGPKA